The proteins below come from a single Streptomyces sp. M92 genomic window:
- a CDS encoding (2Fe-2S)-binding protein, with the protein MSRFSVDGEPLGFVEGQTVAAALVAAGRVAWRTTRVGRRPRGVFCGIGVCFDCLVTVDGVGGQRACLIPARAGLTVTTRTQEDGDE; encoded by the coding sequence GTGAGCCGGTTCAGCGTCGACGGCGAACCGCTGGGGTTCGTCGAGGGACAGACCGTCGCCGCGGCCCTCGTGGCCGCGGGCCGGGTCGCCTGGCGCACCACCCGCGTCGGGCGCCGTCCGCGCGGCGTCTTCTGCGGGATCGGCGTCTGCTTCGACTGCCTGGTGACCGTCGACGGAGTGGGCGGGCAGCGGGCCTGCCTGATACCGGCCCGCGCGGGCCTGACCGTCACGACACGGACCCAGGAGGACGGCGATGAGTGA
- a CDS encoding NAD(P)/FAD-dependent oxidoreductase, whose protein sequence is MALKVVVVGGGVVGAACAFHAASAGLDVTVVDRGPVGAGTTSRGEGNVLLSDKEPGPELDLARLSRTLWDEAGDELGADSLELEPKGGLVVARTTEGLAALGGFAARQSAAGVRVEPVDRVRELEPHLAPGIPGGVHYPQDAQVQPVLAAAALLRGAVERGARTRTAEVTAAVTGRDGEVTGVRTAAGDLLPADAVVNAAGTWGGEVGRRLGASVEVLPRRGFVLVTEPMPPMVRHKVYSADYVANVASSDAGLETSCVVEGTRGGTILIGASRERVGFDTTLNPAVVTRLAAQACALFPFLRNTHLIRTYRGFRPYCPDHLPVVGPDPRAPGVVHACGHEGAGIGLAPATGALVTAQLLGRPWRGADPAAHTALLPDRFLTPKGAAQ, encoded by the coding sequence ATGGCCCTGAAGGTCGTCGTCGTGGGCGGGGGAGTGGTCGGTGCCGCCTGCGCCTTCCACGCCGCTTCGGCGGGCCTGGACGTCACGGTCGTCGACCGCGGGCCCGTCGGTGCCGGGACCACGAGCCGCGGTGAGGGAAACGTCCTGCTCTCCGACAAGGAACCGGGACCCGAACTCGACCTGGCCCGCCTGAGCCGCACGCTGTGGGACGAGGCCGGGGACGAACTCGGCGCCGACTCCCTCGAACTGGAGCCCAAGGGAGGCCTGGTCGTCGCGCGTACGACCGAAGGGCTCGCGGCGCTCGGCGGGTTCGCCGCACGGCAGTCGGCGGCAGGCGTGCGCGTCGAGCCGGTCGACCGCGTCCGCGAACTCGAACCCCACCTCGCCCCGGGCATCCCCGGCGGCGTCCACTACCCGCAGGACGCCCAGGTGCAGCCCGTGCTGGCGGCGGCGGCCCTGCTGCGCGGGGCCGTGGAGCGCGGAGCCCGCACGCGGACGGCCGAGGTCACCGCCGCGGTGACCGGCCGCGACGGCGAGGTCACCGGCGTCCGGACGGCCGCCGGTGACCTGCTGCCCGCCGACGCCGTCGTCAACGCCGCCGGCACCTGGGGCGGCGAGGTCGGCCGCCGGCTCGGCGCGTCCGTGGAGGTACTGCCGCGCCGCGGCTTCGTCCTCGTGACCGAACCCATGCCGCCGATGGTCCGGCACAAGGTCTACTCCGCCGACTACGTCGCGAACGTCGCCTCCTCCGACGCCGGCCTGGAGACCTCGTGCGTCGTCGAGGGAACCCGCGGCGGCACGATCCTCATCGGCGCCAGCCGCGAACGCGTCGGCTTCGACACGACGCTGAACCCCGCCGTGGTCACCCGCCTCGCCGCACAGGCGTGCGCGCTCTTCCCCTTCCTGCGGAACACCCACCTGATCCGGACCTACCGCGGATTCAGGCCGTACTGCCCGGACCACCTGCCGGTCGTCGGCCCGGACCCGCGCGCCCCGGGCGTCGTCCACGCCTGCGGCCACGAGGGCGCCGGCATCGGGCTGGCCCCCGCGACCGGTGCCCTGGTGACGGCCCAGCTGCTCGGCCGTCCCTGGCGGGGAGCCGACCCGGCGGCGCACACCGCACTGCTGCCCGACCGCTTCCTCACCCCGAAAGGTGCTGCCCAGTGA